From the Nodularia sp. NIES-3585 genome, one window contains:
- a CDS encoding SDR family NAD(P)-dependent oxidoreductase — protein MKPSLFDLTNKVAIITGSARGIGKAIAQGLASVGAKVVIADMKAAASEKTAQMIQASGGEAIAIPTDVRNRRDCEHLIEQTIAHHHRLDIMVCNAGVDIIKSATFLEESEWDNIINVNLKGYFHCAQLAARQMIAQGTGGSIIMNSSIGGVVGISGSAAYTASKGGVNLLVRSLASEWADHQIRVNAFAPGYIDNIMEGTEEFRRSPAEDQQHLNAVIPMKRRGKPEELIGPVVFLASEAAAYVTGAVLMVDGGYSAI, from the coding sequence GTGAAACCCTCCCTTTTTGACCTAACAAATAAAGTTGCCATCATCACAGGCTCGGCACGAGGTATAGGTAAAGCAATAGCGCAAGGATTAGCATCTGTAGGCGCAAAAGTTGTAATTGCCGATATGAAAGCAGCAGCATCAGAAAAAACCGCACAAATGATTCAAGCCTCTGGAGGCGAAGCGATCGCAATTCCTACTGATGTCAGAAATCGCCGAGATTGTGAACACTTAATCGAGCAAACCATAGCACACCATCACAGGCTGGACATCATGGTATGTAATGCAGGGGTTGACATCATCAAATCGGCAACCTTCTTAGAAGAATCAGAGTGGGATAACATCATCAACGTCAATTTAAAAGGATATTTCCACTGCGCTCAACTAGCGGCACGACAAATGATTGCACAAGGTACAGGCGGCTCAATTATCATGAACTCTTCCATTGGGGGTGTAGTAGGGATAAGTGGCTCTGCGGCTTACACAGCATCCAAAGGAGGGGTAAATTTACTAGTGCGATCGCTGGCTTCAGAGTGGGCAGATCATCAGATTCGCGTCAATGCATTTGCTCCTGGCTATATCGACAACATCATGGAAGGTACCGAAGAATTTCGGCGATCGCCCGCAGAAGATCAGCAACATCTGAATGCCGTGATTCCCATGAAGCGACGTGGTAAACCAGAGGAACTCATTGGGCCTGTCGTGTTTCTCGCCTCAGAAGCCGCTGCCTATGTCACCGGGGCAGTTTTGATGGTAGATGGGGGATACAGCGCAATTTAG
- a CDS encoding non-ribosomal peptide synthetase: MVVIQSSNKNKDIEAIYPLSPMQQGMLFHTLYQPESRIYFEQFRFTLHGELNKSAFEQAWQQVVQRHPVLRTLFVWNNRKQPVQVVRKQVDLPWINMDLCLLSTAEQRAQIDDFLNTDREQSFTLGKAPLMRCVLFQLADETYHFVWSFHHILLDGWSWPILFKEIFAFYDAINNNQQLYLAPSRPYRDYINWLQQQDLSSAEEFWRRTLEGFSSPTPLVVEQALGQNHRQPQTSYIRHQHLSAEATASLKSFAQKHHLTLSTLVQAAWALLLSRYSGESDVVFGATVSGRPHNLSGVESMVGLFINTLPVRVKIPETTDLLPWLVQLQQEHIEREQYSYSSLVEIQGVSEIKRNQPLFESIVVFENYPVNATLQALPGNLIIGDRQALGETNYPLTVVAIPGEELVIKINYDRDRFDSDTIDRMIGHLLTLLQGMITNSHGRAGELPLLTPAEQDLLLVQRNATQAAHPINDCIHQLFEQQVEKTPQAVAVVYENKQLTYIELNQRANQLAHYLQSLGVKSDTPVGICLERSVEATVAILATLKAGGACVPLDPSYPPERLAFMLADTRATVILTQASLKSLLHGNFAHNLIVLDDDWEEIEENFDFNPPVEVQANNLAYIIYTSGSTGTPKGTLVPHRSLTNLIEHHQAKMLTGVGVLQFASLSFDVSYHEMFAAWGLGGTLYIIPEGDRQDLDKLIQLLAQAPIAKVFLPVTLWQQLAEIYGEEAHLFQNIREAIACGEQLQITQPMIKLFQRLENCTLYNLYGPTEADLVTSYAFSHQPEDWPIYPPIGKPAVNVQVYLLDQKYRQPVPLGVPGEIYVSGDGLARGYLNRPDLTEQKFVPNPFSNKIDSRLYKTGDLAKYLPDGNIEFLGRIDDLVKVRGFRVELGEVEAVLSKHPQINQAVAKVHGQSAREKYLVAYFVPIADQTITVEQLRTFLQDQLPDYMIPSAFVQMESFPLTSNGKVNRRALSEPTSTRPELGQTFVAPRTPTEEILAGIWKDVLGLEQVGIYDNFFNLGGHSLLATQVISLARKVFKIELPLRSLFESPAIAPLARIVEKAAAQELSPEITPFRTVESADRIMPISLTQLEFWFFEQFYPGNPVYNLPLVYRVTGALNVKALEQSLREIVRRHETLRSTFKVENGQVIYAISTEPVFDFAVIDSQDIPETEAKRLAEKEIKQPFDLARGPLLRSKLWRLSETEHLLVVTTHHIVADGWSFSVLTQELAMIYAAFAQGQPSPLKELPIQYADFAHWQRQWLQGQVLASQMQFWKQHIGVNPPVLKLPTDYPRPAVRTFAGARQPLVISQDLTKALKALSQQEGVTLFMTLLAAFKTLLFCYTGQPDIIVSSTVANRTRAETEGLIGFFVHLLPFCTNLEGNPSFREILRRVREVALGVYAHQEMPFIKLLEELQPVRESSYTLLAQVMFVFQNTPEDNLQLADLTLKEEFIATDTKDTAEFDLNLTLQETSGGIEGALVYKTDLFADTTIAKMVTTFQNLLEYIVTKADQPISELPFLSASKSLPIHHSQIPIATKTAQSNFIAPSNPTEEIIFSIWQEVLNLEHISTQDNFFDLGGHSALVLQISYKLQNFFPVELPLTCLFENPTIAQQAQAIHNKTYAITL, encoded by the coding sequence ATGGTAGTTATACAAAGTTCAAATAAAAATAAAGATATTGAAGCTATCTATCCCCTTTCGCCAATGCAGCAGGGGATGCTATTTCATACACTCTATCAGCCAGAATCAAGAATATACTTTGAGCAATTTCGCTTTACTCTTCATGGTGAGCTAAATAAAAGCGCATTTGAGCAAGCTTGGCAACAGGTAGTCCAGCGACACCCGGTTTTACGGACTCTTTTTGTGTGGAATAACCGCAAACAACCAGTTCAAGTAGTGCGTAAACAGGTTGATTTACCTTGGATTAACATGGACTTGTGTTTGCTATCCACCGCAGAACAGCGAGCGCAAATTGATGATTTCTTGAACACAGATAGAGAGCAAAGTTTTACACTTGGCAAAGCTCCCTTGATGCGCTGTGTTTTATTTCAATTAGCAGACGAAACTTATCATTTTGTTTGGAGCTTTCATCATATATTGCTTGACGGTTGGAGTTGGCCGATTCTCTTTAAAGAAATCTTTGCTTTCTACGATGCTATAAATAACAATCAACAATTATATTTAGCTCCATCTCGCCCTTACCGAGACTACATTAATTGGTTGCAGCAGCAAGACTTGTCTAGTGCAGAGGAATTTTGGCGGCGAACTCTTGAGGGTTTTTCTAGTCCTACGCCTTTAGTTGTAGAACAAGCATTAGGGCAGAATCATCGTCAGCCGCAAACTAGTTATATTCGACATCAGCATCTATCAGCCGAGGCAACTGCTAGCTTAAAATCTTTTGCTCAAAAACATCATCTCACCCTTTCTACCTTGGTACAAGCCGCTTGGGCATTATTACTGAGTCGCTATAGTGGTGAGTCAGATGTTGTGTTTGGGGCTACAGTGTCTGGTCGTCCTCATAACTTATCGGGTGTAGAGTCGATGGTGGGGTTGTTTATTAATACTCTACCTGTGCGGGTAAAAATCCCGGAAACAACTGATTTACTGCCCTGGCTGGTGCAATTACAACAAGAACATATAGAACGGGAGCAGTATTCATACAGTTCACTGGTAGAAATTCAAGGGGTGAGTGAGATTAAGCGGAATCAACCTTTGTTTGAAAGCATTGTCGTGTTTGAAAATTACCCTGTAAATGCAACTCTGCAAGCACTTCCAGGAAATTTAATCATAGGCGATCGCCAAGCCCTGGGAGAAACAAATTATCCCTTAACTGTGGTAGCGATTCCTGGTGAAGAACTGGTGATCAAAATCAACTATGATCGCGATCGCTTTGACTCAGATACCATTGACCGGATGATTGGTCATTTGCTGACGCTGTTGCAGGGAATGATCACTAATTCCCATGGCCGTGCTGGCGAACTACCGCTACTTACACCAGCAGAGCAAGATTTACTCTTAGTACAAAGGAATGCTACCCAAGCCGCCCATCCCATCAATGACTGCATTCATCAATTATTTGAGCAGCAAGTTGAAAAAACACCCCAAGCTGTGGCTGTGGTGTACGAAAACAAACAATTGACTTATATAGAATTAAACCAACGTGCCAATCAACTAGCCCATTATCTGCAAAGCTTGGGTGTCAAATCAGATACACCTGTGGGGATTTGTCTAGAACGTTCTGTAGAGGCGACAGTTGCCATATTAGCAACTCTCAAAGCTGGGGGTGCTTGTGTTCCACTTGACCCTAGCTATCCCCCAGAGCGTTTAGCCTTTATGCTGGCGGATACTCGTGCAACGGTTATCTTGACCCAAGCTAGTTTAAAATCATTGCTGCATGGCAACTTTGCTCATAATCTGATTGTGTTAGATGATGATTGGGAGGAGATTGAGGAAAACTTTGATTTCAATCCGCCCGTTGAAGTCCAGGCTAATAATTTAGCGTACATAATTTATACTTCTGGGTCTACAGGCACTCCTAAAGGTACTCTTGTTCCCCATCGGTCGCTGACAAATTTAATCGAACACCATCAGGCTAAGATGCTCACAGGGGTTGGTGTTCTTCAGTTTGCCTCCCTCAGCTTTGATGTCAGCTATCACGAAATGTTTGCCGCGTGGGGTTTAGGTGGCACACTGTATATAATTCCCGAAGGCGATCGCCAAGATTTAGATAAATTAATTCAGTTACTGGCTCAAGCCCCAATTGCCAAAGTTTTCCTACCTGTAACTTTATGGCAGCAATTAGCGGAAATATACGGTGAGGAAGCACATTTATTTCAAAATATTAGAGAAGCGATCGCCTGTGGGGAACAACTCCAGATTACGCAACCAATGATCAAGCTGTTTCAGCGTCTGGAGAACTGCACACTCTACAACTTATACGGGCCAACCGAAGCAGATTTAGTCACATCTTATGCATTTAGCCACCAGCCAGAAGATTGGCCAATTTATCCACCAATTGGCAAGCCTGCCGTTAACGTGCAAGTTTACCTATTAGATCAAAAATATCGCCAACCTGTACCCCTGGGCGTACCTGGGGAAATCTACGTTAGTGGTGATGGTTTAGCTCGTGGCTACCTCAACCGCCCAGATTTAACAGAGCAGAAATTTGTCCCCAATCCCTTTAGTAATAAGATTGACTCACGTCTGTATAAAACTGGCGACTTAGCTAAATATTTACCAGATGGCAACATCGAATTTTTAGGACGGATAGATGATTTAGTCAAAGTCCGGGGTTTTCGGGTGGAACTGGGCGAAGTTGAAGCAGTCTTGAGCAAACATCCCCAAATCAACCAAGCAGTAGCTAAGGTACATGGGCAAAGTGCCAGAGAAAAATATTTAGTCGCTTACTTCGTACCAATTGCAGATCAGACTATCACCGTCGAACAGTTGCGGACTTTTCTGCAAGACCAATTGCCAGACTACATGATTCCATCGGCTTTTGTCCAGATGGAGTCCTTCCCCCTGACATCCAACGGTAAAGTCAACCGTCGCGCTTTGAGCGAACCGACCAGCACCAGACCAGAATTAGGGCAAACTTTTGTCGCACCCCGCACTCCCACTGAAGAAATTTTGGCAGGTATTTGGAAGGATGTTTTAGGGTTAGAACAAGTGGGAATTTACGACAACTTCTTTAATTTAGGAGGACATTCTTTACTTGCTACCCAAGTAATTTCTCTGGCACGTAAAGTATTTAAGATAGAATTACCGCTGCGAAGTTTATTTGAATCTCCAGCGATCGCTCCTTTAGCTAGAATAGTCGAGAAAGCTGCTGCTCAAGAACTTTCGCCAGAAATTACACCATTTAGAACCGTGGAATCAGCGGATAGAATCATGCCCATCTCCTTAACTCAGTTAGAGTTTTGGTTTTTCGAGCAATTTTATCCTGGTAATCCTGTTTACAACCTACCTTTAGTTTATCGCGTCACAGGTGCGCTGAATGTCAAGGCCTTGGAGCAGAGTTTGAGAGAAATTGTGCGCCGGCACGAAACCTTACGCAGTACCTTTAAAGTTGAAAACGGACAAGTAATTTATGCAATTTCCACCGAGCCTGTCTTTGACTTCGCCGTAATAGACTCACAAGACATCCCAGAAACAGAAGCAAAACGACTCGCTGAGAAAGAAATTAAACAGCCTTTTGATTTGGCGCGAGGTCCACTATTGCGGAGTAAGCTTTGGCGTTTAAGTGAAACCGAGCATTTACTTGTTGTCACTACACACCATATTGTTGCCGATGGTTGGTCTTTTAGCGTGTTGACTCAAGAACTGGCGATGATTTACGCAGCTTTTGCTCAAGGACAACCCTCACCCCTGAAAGAATTACCCATCCAATATGCAGACTTTGCTCATTGGCAAAGACAATGGTTGCAAGGGCAAGTTTTAGCATCTCAAATGCAATTCTGGAAACAGCACATAGGTGTTAACCCGCCAGTCTTAAAACTACCAACTGATTATCCACGTCCAGCAGTGCGAACCTTCGCCGGTGCGCGTCAACCGTTGGTAATTTCTCAAGACTTAACCAAAGCCCTCAAAGCATTGAGTCAGCAGGAAGGCGTAACCCTATTTATGACCTTATTAGCAGCATTCAAGACATTACTTTTCTGCTACACAGGACAACCAGACATCATTGTGAGCAGCACTGTTGCCAATCGTACCCGCGCCGAAACAGAAGGACTAATAGGTTTCTTTGTCCACTTACTACCATTTTGCACCAACTTAGAAGGTAACCCCAGCTTCCGAGAAATACTGCGACGGGTGAGGGAAGTGGCTTTAGGAGTTTATGCACATCAGGAAATGCCTTTCATCAAACTGCTAGAAGAATTGCAACCAGTTAGAGAGTCTAGTTACACACTCCTAGCTCAAGTGATGTTCGTTTTCCAAAACACTCCAGAAGATAATTTACAACTAGCAGATTTGACTTTAAAGGAAGAATTTATTGCCACCGATACCAAAGACACAGCAGAATTTGATTTAAATCTGACACTACAAGAAACATCAGGGGGGATTGAAGGTGCTTTAGTTTACAAAACCGATTTATTTGCAGATACTACTATTGCCAAAATGGTGACAACATTTCAAAACTTACTGGAATATATTGTTACTAAAGCTGACCAACCTATCAGTGAACTGCCGTTTTTATCAGCCAGCAAAAGTTTGCCCATTCACCATTCCCAAATACCAATAGCGACGAAAACTGCTCAGAGTAATTTTATTGCCCCTAGCAATCCTACAGAAGAAATTATCTTCAGCATTTGGCAAGAAGTTTTAAACTTAGAACATATTAGTACTCAAGATAACTTCTTTGACCTGGGAGGACATTCTGCGCTAGTGCTGCAAATTAGCTACAAACTCCAAAACTTTTTCCCAGTTGAATTACCCTTAACCTGCCTATTTGAAAACCCTACTATAGCTCAACAAGCACAAGCCATTCATAATAAGACTTACGCAATAACTCTGTGA
- a CDS encoding LysR family transcriptional regulator: MLKFSIEFRPPIPPTKALIIGTLGPSGTSSDYASNYIVKQLESEDLTGKIQLFDSFPDVKEALLQDKVDLALVPHAYQMINEFYMEPSFDLGFIFIYPTPVYGLAKKKNTEVVFKGARLVTHPAPLPLLSRLLPDSQDQSEIQVDLSNSTSDAAIQVQQGLATLAITNENAVAAYDLEFISTYGKIPMSWSIFYKKIAENHV; the protein is encoded by the coding sequence ATGCTAAAATTTTCAATTGAATTCCGCCCTCCTATTCCTCCTACAAAAGCCTTGATTATCGGTACGTTGGGGCCTAGTGGTACTAGTAGTGACTACGCTTCAAATTATATAGTCAAACAATTAGAGTCAGAAGACTTGACTGGAAAAATTCAGTTATTTGATAGCTTTCCAGATGTCAAAGAAGCTTTGCTACAAGACAAAGTGGATCTGGCTTTAGTTCCTCATGCTTACCAAATGATTAATGAATTTTATATGGAGCCAAGTTTTGATTTAGGCTTCATTTTTATCTATCCTACTCCAGTTTATGGATTGGCTAAAAAGAAAAATACAGAGGTAGTTTTCAAAGGAGCTAGACTTGTTACCCATCCTGCGCCCTTACCTTTGTTATCAAGACTCTTACCAGACTCTCAAGATCAGTCAGAAATTCAGGTTGATTTGTCCAATTCTACAAGCGATGCAGCAATTCAAGTACAGCAGGGTTTAGCTACTCTAGCTATTACTAATGAAAACGCTGTTGCAGCTTATGATTTAGAGTTTATTTCCACGTATGGAAAAATTCCGATGAGTTGGTCAATTTTTTATAAAAAAATAGCAGAAAATCATGTCTAA
- a CDS encoding cupin domain-containing protein, protein MSKFFPPPKSTTLNSDVELIAFECEDTLVQLVYLPPGANFALHDHLESQMGMIISGRLEMNVNGIKEIIEPLQQAYIANAYVPHGSVNIFPETAVVFDVKRVINSLSSPKNDEVFLKVSPQKDELTGFSYQSIVASWFGIKITEIPPGGIIPIHQSVNEEMGIILNGQLMMSVEAEQQQLEYGSIYYVPTDVRYGGYNLSDQTVTLVEISILLSANLSNQAAVFHHKNVRSLTVT, encoded by the coding sequence ATGTCTAAATTTTTTCCCCCTCCCAAAAGCACAACACTTAATTCAGATGTAGAGTTAATAGCATTTGAATGTGAAGACACACTGGTGCAATTAGTTTATCTTCCTCCTGGAGCTAATTTTGCTTTACATGACCATCTAGAAAGTCAAATGGGGATGATAATTTCTGGTCGTTTAGAAATGAACGTCAACGGAATTAAAGAAATTATTGAGCCGCTACAACAAGCCTATATTGCCAATGCTTATGTTCCTCATGGTTCTGTCAATATTTTTCCAGAAACAGCGGTAGTATTTGATGTAAAACGAGTCATAAATTCTTTATCATCGCCAAAAAATGACGAAGTTTTTCTGAAAGTATCGCCTCAAAAAGATGAATTGACTGGCTTCTCTTACCAATCTATAGTTGCTTCTTGGTTTGGAATTAAAATTACTGAAATTCCGCCAGGAGGAATCATTCCTATACACCAATCTGTTAATGAAGAAATGGGAATCATCCTGAATGGTCAGTTGATGATGTCTGTGGAAGCAGAACAGCAGCAGCTAGAATATGGTAGTATTTATTACGTGCCGACTGATGTTCGTTATGGAGGATATAATTTATCTGATCAAACAGTAACTTTGGTGGAAATTTCGATTCTACTTAGTGCTAATTTATCCAATCAAGCAGCAGTTTTTCATCACAAAAATGTGCGATCGCTCACTGTAACCTAG
- a CDS encoding Rieske 2Fe-2S domain-containing protein, whose translation MSLVKEKELCKLFLEVGREQYALAAIGSNLAQNDQEAWNLFVTTLLSAKGNLMVETAYKCLVNAVAAHNRGNHSEVNIKTVYNYFTAKIIRSIFVEPSELEKNWYFICHVAEIPQPGDFVTVQIFQEPLVAVRQSDETIRVFLNVCTHRQSPVFEGQGCLGKDKSVLCPYHGWAFGIDGDCKNAPGANRGEFGEDFDLKNYSLQEFEVRIDENQRVFVKLGENNHLKPESQSANQENIGVQITNLLNSVSPGYADGETATLPEQIRLWLRIGYLEENIKQLIVDITQERTSDSHELILDSLIAELKQAILTVDGDGSTPEMDAVLQRVDSSNQERQIIGKSIEHPTINADGREDSESSQRRQALPIWIYGDATLFALEVEHLIKPTWQFVCHINEVPQPGNFTWLDIAGERAYVIRTASGELFAGKLQDVRQRGNYPQFSLPNYGLEPIDIDIFYGFIFIRFTWEGSRLAESWYLPGLLEPYKLEDMQPIGGVGRYDINVEVDYKLLWENFLEDYHFPMMHKGLTRRFGVSSDCEGINGMIIPMRDPASPSLNPIERQYYDCAKAIAHHSWEREQQLQDFAAQNYALPETLCYSAFCSMSAQEEIPMPFSLSVFPEHVQTFSLVPAGPRECRFHVRSYGHILNPDDTNSKAIEAARLANIQLLVESLHEDIRVNYICQDSVSSRLFKKIGVFSMAEFDVAKFQEAIRVKLPMTSCQRKPL comes from the coding sequence ATGAGTTTAGTAAAAGAAAAGGAACTTTGTAAACTTTTTTTAGAAGTTGGACGAGAACAATATGCCCTAGCTGCTATTGGTAGTAATTTGGCTCAAAATGATCAAGAAGCATGGAATCTTTTTGTCACCACTCTACTATCTGCTAAAGGCAACTTGATGGTAGAAACAGCCTACAAATGTTTAGTAAATGCAGTTGCTGCACATAACAGAGGCAATCACTCAGAAGTCAATATCAAAACTGTTTATAATTACTTTACTGCTAAAATTATTCGTTCCATCTTTGTGGAACCATCGGAACTAGAAAAAAACTGGTATTTTATTTGTCACGTGGCAGAAATTCCCCAGCCTGGAGATTTTGTGACTGTGCAGATTTTTCAGGAACCTTTAGTGGCGGTGCGCCAATCAGACGAAACGATTCGCGTTTTTCTTAATGTCTGCACTCATCGCCAATCACCTGTTTTTGAAGGTCAGGGTTGTTTAGGCAAAGATAAATCGGTTCTTTGTCCTTATCATGGATGGGCTTTTGGCATAGATGGTGATTGCAAGAATGCACCAGGGGCAAATAGAGGCGAGTTTGGTGAGGATTTTGATTTAAAAAATTACAGTTTGCAGGAGTTTGAGGTCAGGATTGATGAAAATCAGCGGGTGTTTGTCAAGCTTGGTGAAAATAATCACCTGAAGCCAGAGTCACAATCGGCAAACCAGGAAAATATCGGGGTACAAATTACCAATCTGCTCAATTCTGTGAGTCCAGGCTATGCAGATGGGGAAACTGCCACACTTCCCGAACAAATTCGCCTCTGGTTGAGAATTGGTTATTTAGAGGAAAATATCAAACAGTTAATCGTAGATATTACTCAAGAACGAACTAGTGATAGTCACGAATTAATTTTGGATTCATTGATTGCGGAACTCAAACAAGCTATCTTGACTGTCGATGGTGATGGTTCAACCCCAGAAATGGATGCCGTGCTGCAAAGAGTTGACAGCAGTAACCAGGAAAGGCAAATCATTGGCAAATCTATTGAGCATCCCACAATTAATGCTGATGGCAGAGAAGATTCCGAATCATCTCAAAGAAGACAAGCATTGCCCATTTGGATTTATGGCGATGCAACATTGTTTGCTCTGGAAGTTGAACATTTAATTAAGCCAACTTGGCAATTTGTCTGCCATATCAACGAAGTTCCCCAACCGGGTAACTTTACTTGGCTGGATATTGCTGGTGAACGAGCCTACGTTATTCGCACTGCCAGCGGTGAATTATTCGCTGGTAAACTTCAGGATGTCAGACAACGGGGGAACTATCCGCAGTTTAGTTTACCCAACTACGGTTTAGAACCCATCGACATTGACATTTTTTATGGTTTTATTTTCATTCGCTTTACTTGGGAAGGCTCAAGATTAGCTGAAAGTTGGTATCTACCGGGCTTATTAGAACCCTATAAACTGGAAGATATGCAACCGATTGGTGGAGTCGGTCGGTATGACATTAATGTGGAGGTGGATTACAAATTGCTGTGGGAAAACTTTTTAGAAGATTACCATTTTCCCATGATGCACAAAGGTTTAACCCGGCGGTTTGGAGTGTCGAGTGATTGTGAAGGCATTAATGGCATGATTATTCCCATGCGTGATCCGGCTTCACCTAGTTTAAACCCAATTGAGCGACAATATTATGATTGCGCCAAAGCGATCGCTCACCATTCTTGGGAGCGTGAGCAGCAATTACAAGATTTTGCTGCCCAAAACTATGCTTTACCCGAAACGTTGTGTTACTCAGCCTTCTGTTCGATGTCGGCACAGGAGGAAATCCCCATGCCTTTTTCTTTGAGCGTCTTTCCCGAACACGTTCAAACTTTTTCATTGGTTCCCGCTGGGCCAAGAGAGTGCCGTTTTCATGTTCGCAGTTACGGACATATCCTTAACCCAGATGACACTAACAGTAAAGCTATTGAGGCAGCGCGTCTAGCGAACATCCAATTGCTTGTGGAATCTTTACATGAGGACATTCGCGTTAACTACATCTGTCAAGATAGCGTTTCATCGCGGCTGTTTAAGAAAATCGGAGTATTCAGTATGGCTGAATTTGATGTTGCTAAGTTTCAGGAGGCTATCCGCGTTAAGCTGCCAATGACCAGTTGCCAAAGGAAACCACTATGA
- a CDS encoding SDR family oxidoreductase — protein MDLGLRGKVALVTGASAGIGYAISQKLAAEGCNLIICGRNADRLEQAYESLVHLPVKIVTFSADVQKTTDSEKLVQSGLEEFGKIDILVNNSEGAKFSDVAVENLSDADWITVFEGKLMGYIRMTNLVLPTMKNQQWGRIVNVIGTSGKEPSPRLIKSGVANAALINFSKSLATQVAKWNVLVNCVNPGIIDTPRHREYLEVFAQKEDRNIDQVATRIDNTIPIGRRGFASEVANLVAFLSSESASYITGVTIPVDGGLSTAAF, from the coding sequence ATGGATTTAGGATTAAGAGGAAAAGTGGCTTTAGTGACAGGAGCTAGTGCAGGTATTGGTTATGCTATATCTCAAAAACTGGCAGCAGAAGGTTGCAATTTAATCATTTGTGGGAGAAATGCAGACCGATTAGAACAAGCTTATGAAAGTTTGGTACATTTACCTGTAAAAATTGTTACTTTTTCGGCTGATGTTCAAAAAACAACTGATTCGGAAAAATTAGTGCAGTCAGGGTTAGAAGAATTTGGCAAAATTGACATTTTGGTAAACAATTCTGAGGGAGCCAAATTTTCGGATGTTGCTGTAGAAAACTTATCTGATGCAGATTGGATAACTGTATTTGAAGGCAAATTAATGGGCTATATCCGCATGACTAATTTGGTTTTACCTACTATGAAAAATCAGCAATGGGGGCGAATTGTCAATGTTATTGGCACATCGGGTAAAGAACCTTCCCCGCGATTAATTAAATCAGGAGTAGCCAATGCAGCATTAATCAATTTTAGCAAATCGTTAGCTACGCAAGTTGCCAAGTGGAATGTGTTAGTTAACTGTGTCAATCCTGGGATTATTGATACACCAAGACATAGAGAATATTTAGAAGTATTTGCCCAAAAGGAAGACCGCAATATTGATCAGGTCGCCACCCGAATAGATAATACTATTCCTATAGGTCGTCGTGGTTTTGCTAGTGAAGTTGCCAATTTAGTAGCTTTTCTCAGTTCAGAAAGCGCTAGTTATATCACTGGTGTAACTATTCCTGTAGATGGCGGATTGTCTACAGCAGCTTTTTAA
- the fni gene encoding type 2 isopentenyl-diphosphate Delta-isomerase: MTTTVPSVNAVSEIETRKADHLRVCLEEDVQFGQVTSGFDCYRFTHDCLPEINRSDINLQTSFLGKNLGAPLLISSMTGGTELAQLVNTRLATVAQRYRLAMGVGSQRIVMEQPHLAPTFAVRSFAPDILLFANLGAVQLNYGCGMDDCLHLVNSLAADALILHLNPLQECVQSRGDTNFRGLLGKIAQLCQQLPIPVVVKEVGNGISAPMAQKLIDAGVTAIDVAGAGGTSWAKVESQRAQDNKQRRLGQTFADWGLPTAECIHSIRAIAPTIPLIASGGLLNGLDVAKAIALGADLAGLARPFLAAAVNSEAAVDELVQVLIAELETALFCTGNANLAELRSSGALQRV, translated from the coding sequence ATGACTACTACTGTACCATCAGTTAATGCTGTCAGTGAAATTGAAACTCGTAAAGCCGACCACCTACGTGTCTGTTTAGAAGAGGATGTTCAGTTTGGGCAGGTAACTAGCGGATTTGATTGTTATCGCTTCACTCATGATTGTCTTCCAGAAATCAATCGCAGTGATATCAATTTACAAACTAGCTTTCTGGGCAAAAATCTCGGCGCTCCCCTGCTAATTTCTTCCATGACAGGGGGAACGGAATTGGCACAGTTAGTCAACACTCGTTTAGCAACTGTCGCTCAACGTTACCGATTAGCCATGGGAGTAGGTTCCCAACGCATTGTCATGGAACAGCCTCATTTAGCTCCTACCTTTGCCGTGCGCTCCTTTGCTCCTGACATTCTTTTGTTTGCAAACTTGGGGGCTGTGCAACTAAATTATGGCTGTGGCATGGATGATTGCTTGCACCTTGTCAATTCATTGGCAGCGGATGCGCTAATTCTGCATCTTAACCCTTTGCAAGAATGCGTACAATCACGGGGAGATACAAATTTTCGGGGGTTATTGGGTAAAATTGCCCAACTTTGTCAGCAACTACCTATTCCTGTGGTTGTCAAAGAAGTGGGAAATGGCATTTCTGCACCGATGGCACAAAAGTTAATTGATGCGGGAGTGACAGCCATTGATGTTGCCGGTGCTGGTGGAACTTCATGGGCAAAAGTGGAAAGCCAACGCGCTCAAGACAACAAGCAGCGCCGTTTGGGACAAACCTTTGCTGACTGGGGTTTACCCACAGCAGAATGTATCCACTCTATCAGAGCGATCGCGCCGACAATTCCCTTGATTGCTTCTGGTGGGTTACTCAATGGCTTGGATGTAGCCAAAGCGATCGCTTTAGGAGCCGATTTAGCAGGTTTAGCCCGACCTTTTTTAGCAGCAGCCGTCAACTCCGAAGCCGCCGTGGATGAGTTGGTGCAAGTTTTGATTGCTGAACTCGAAACAGCTTTATTTTGTACTGGCAATGCAAATTTAGCAGAACTCAGAAGTTCTGGGGCGTTGCAACGGGTCTAA